Proteins co-encoded in one uncultured Draconibacterium sp. genomic window:
- the secG gene encoding preprotein translocase subunit SecG codes for MYTLITVLLFIVCVLLVLIVLVQNSQGGGLASNFQSSGQVMGVRKTNDFLEKGTWFLAGALLFLSVVGAGFIPREQAGTEESRVLEQIETAVDPTQVPTFPTTPPAATEEAPAADDEGGAN; via the coding sequence ATGTATACTTTAATCACCGTTTTACTATTTATCGTTTGTGTGCTTTTGGTACTAATTGTATTGGTGCAAAACTCACAAGGTGGAGGTCTGGCAAGCAACTTCCAGTCTTCAGGACAGGTTATGGGAGTGCGAAAAACAAATGATTTTCTTGAAAAAGGAACCTGGTTTTTGGCAGGCGCTTTATTATTCCTTTCTGTTGTAGGTGCAGGTTTTATCCCTCGCGAACAAGCCGGTACCGAGGAAAGTCGTGTTCTGGAGCAAATTGAAACAGCTGTTGATCCTACTCAGGTACCAACATTTCCAACAACTCCTCCGGCTGCAACAGAAGAAGCTCCGGCTGCCGACGATGAAGGTGGTGCAAACTAG
- the groL gene encoding chaperonin GroEL (60 kDa chaperone family; promotes refolding of misfolded polypeptides especially under stressful conditions; forms two stacked rings of heptamers to form a barrel-shaped 14mer; ends can be capped by GroES; misfolded proteins enter the barrel where they are refolded when GroES binds), translated as MAKEIKFDIEARDLLKSGVDQLANAVKVTLGPKGRNVVIEKKFGAPQITKDGVTVAKEIELSDAYENMGAQMVKEVASKTGDDAGDGTTTATVLAQSIVNVGLKNVTAGANPMDLKRGIDKAVEAVVKSIQDQAQTIGDDYAKIESVAKISANNDAVIGSLIAEAMKKVQKEGVITIEEAKGTDTYVDVVEGMQFDRGYLSPYFVTDAEKMVAELDNPYILIHDKKVSTMKDLLPVLEATAQTGRPLMIISEDVDGEALATLVVNRLRGSLKVCAVKAPGFGDRRKEMLEDIAVLTGGTVITEEKGMKLEQATIEMLGQCEKITVDKENTTVVNGAGAQDAIAARVNQIKTQMETTTSDYDKEKLQERLAKLAGGVAVIYVGAASEVEMKEKKDRVDDALHATRAAVEEGIVPGGGVALVRAIAALEDLKGENDDETTGVEIVKRAIEEPLRQIVANAGKEGAVVVQNVKDGEGDYGYNARIDEYQKLYEAGVIDPAKVTRVALENAASIAGMFLTTETVIVEEKEDAPAMPPMGGAPGMGGMGGMM; from the coding sequence ATGGCTAAAGAAATTAAATTCGATATTGAAGCACGCGATTTGCTTAAAAGTGGTGTTGATCAACTGGCTAACGCCGTAAAAGTTACTTTAGGACCAAAAGGTCGTAACGTAGTAATCGAGAAAAAATTTGGAGCACCACAAATCACTAAAGACGGAGTAACTGTTGCAAAAGAAATTGAGTTAAGCGACGCATACGAAAATATGGGTGCACAAATGGTTAAAGAGGTTGCCTCTAAAACCGGTGACGACGCTGGTGATGGTACTACTACTGCAACTGTTTTGGCTCAGTCGATTGTTAATGTTGGTTTGAAAAACGTAACTGCAGGTGCAAATCCAATGGATTTGAAACGTGGTATTGACAAAGCAGTTGAAGCTGTTGTTAAAAGTATTCAGGATCAGGCTCAAACAATTGGCGACGATTACGCGAAAATCGAATCAGTAGCAAAAATCTCTGCCAACAACGATGCAGTTATCGGATCATTGATTGCTGAGGCAATGAAAAAAGTTCAAAAAGAAGGTGTTATCACAATTGAAGAAGCAAAAGGGACCGACACTTACGTTGATGTAGTTGAAGGTATGCAGTTCGATCGTGGTTACCTTTCTCCATATTTTGTAACTGATGCAGAAAAAATGGTTGCAGAATTGGATAACCCGTATATTCTGATCCACGACAAGAAAGTCAGTACAATGAAAGACCTTCTTCCGGTATTGGAAGCTACAGCTCAAACAGGTCGGCCATTAATGATCATTTCTGAAGATGTAGATGGCGAAGCATTGGCAACTTTGGTTGTTAACCGTTTGCGCGGTTCGTTAAAAGTATGCGCTGTTAAAGCTCCTGGTTTTGGCGATCGCAGAAAAGAAATGCTGGAAGACATTGCAGTTTTGACTGGTGGTACAGTGATTACCGAAGAAAAAGGTATGAAACTGGAGCAAGCAACAATTGAAATGTTGGGTCAGTGCGAAAAAATTACTGTTGACAAAGAAAATACAACTGTAGTTAATGGTGCCGGTGCACAAGACGCTATTGCGGCTCGTGTTAACCAAATCAAAACTCAGATGGAAACAACAACTTCTGATTACGACAAAGAAAAACTGCAAGAGCGTTTGGCCAAATTGGCTGGTGGTGTTGCTGTTATCTATGTTGGAGCTGCTTCAGAAGTAGAAATGAAAGAGAAAAAAGACCGCGTAGACGATGCATTGCACGCAACTCGTGCAGCTGTTGAAGAAGGAATTGTTCCTGGAGGTGGTGTTGCTTTGGTTCGCGCAATTGCAGCATTGGAAGACCTGAAAGGAGAAAACGATGATGAAACAACAGGTGTTGAAATCGTTAAACGTGCTATCGAAGAGCCATTGCGTCAGATTGTAGCGAACGCTGGTAAAGAAGGTGCTGTTGTTGTTCAAAACGTAAAAGATGGTGAAGGCGACTATGGTTACAACGCTCGCATTGATGAGTACCAAAAACTTTACGAAGCCGGTGTTATCGATCCTGCAAAAGTAACTCGTGTTGCGCTTGAAAACGCTGCTTCAATTGCTGGTATGTTCTTAACTACTGAAACTGTAATTGTTGAAGAGAAAGAAGATGCTCCTGCAATGCCTCCAATGGGTGGCGCTCCAGGAATGGGCGGAATGGGCGGTATGATGTAA
- a CDS encoding MotA/TolQ/ExbB proton channel family protein: MKRLFALIAVFGMLFFMASNVALAQEEEAAATETATEQVEQTSAAIAEEDAAAAAEEGKSLHSQMKQKFIEGDPAFMSFVLVALILGLAFAIERVLYLNLATSNTKKLLANVEEALESGGVEAAKEVCRTTRGPVASIFYQGLDRFDHGIDVVEKTVISYGGVQAGLLEKGLSWIALFIALAPMLGFMGTVIGMIGAFDAIEVAGDISPSLVAGGIKVALITTVSGLVVAIILQIFYNYCVAKIDSIINNMEDASISLLDLLVKHNMKK, encoded by the coding sequence ATGAAAAGACTATTCGCGTTAATAGCCGTATTTGGGATGCTGTTTTTTATGGCATCGAATGTAGCGCTTGCTCAGGAGGAAGAAGCAGCTGCCACAGAAACTGCTACTGAACAAGTAGAGCAAACATCTGCTGCAATAGCTGAAGAAGATGCTGCAGCCGCTGCAGAAGAAGGAAAATCACTTCACAGCCAGATGAAACAAAAATTTATTGAAGGTGATCCTGCTTTCATGAGCTTCGTATTGGTAGCCCTTATTTTAGGTCTTGCCTTTGCAATTGAAAGAGTTCTTTACCTTAACCTTGCAACCAGCAATACTAAAAAACTGTTGGCTAATGTTGAAGAAGCATTAGAAAGTGGTGGTGTAGAGGCAGCAAAAGAAGTATGTCGTACTACTCGAGGACCAGTTGCCAGTATTTTCTACCAAGGACTTGATCGTTTCGATCATGGTATTGATGTAGTTGAAAAAACAGTTATTTCTTATGGTGGTGTTCAAGCCGGTCTTTTGGAAAAAGGATTGAGTTGGATCGCACTTTTTATCGCTTTGGCTCCTATGTTAGGTTTCATGGGTACAGTAATCGGTATGATTGGTGCTTTCGATGCTATTGAAGTAGCAGGTGACATTAGCCCTTCTCTTGTGGCTGGTGGTATTAAAGTAGCTTTGATTACAACTGTATCAGGTCTTGTGGTTGCTATTATTCTTCAGATTTTTTACAACTACTGTGTTGCTAAAATTGATAGCATCATCAACAACATGGAAGATGCATCAATCTCGTTGTTAGACTTATTGGTAAAACATAACATGAAAAAATAA
- a CDS encoding asparaginase: MTARAAKKTSILIIYTGGTIGMVQDAKNGALKPVKFDKIQEVVPELKKFDFIIKTITFNPALDSSNMNPISWIKIAKTIERHYNAYDGFVVLHGTDTMAYTASALSYMFENLDKPIILTGSQLPIGVIRTDGKENLITAVEIAAEKVQGECLVPEVCIYFDFKLYRGNRTLKRDAELFSAFRSVNYPALAVAGIDIKYSIEFIYYPENKGILKVNTDFDDNVVILKIFPGINQNVFNSVLNTPGLKGVVLETFGSGNVPTSRWLINAIKRTIKRGIVVLNVTQCQGGKVVMGQYQTSVELLNAGVVSAKDMTTEAAVTKLMFLLGQGLKPDEIKMYLNKSLRGEISE, from the coding sequence ATGACCGCAAGAGCTGCCAAAAAGACTTCGATATTAATAATATATACGGGAGGTACCATTGGTATGGTTCAGGATGCCAAAAATGGTGCTTTGAAACCTGTAAAGTTTGATAAAATTCAGGAAGTGGTTCCCGAGTTGAAGAAGTTTGATTTTATAATTAAAACCATCACCTTTAATCCAGCTCTCGATTCTTCTAATATGAACCCGATTTCGTGGATCAAGATTGCCAAAACTATCGAGCGACACTATAATGCATACGATGGTTTTGTCGTTTTACACGGAACCGATACTATGGCTTATACAGCTTCTGCATTAAGTTATATGTTTGAGAATCTGGATAAGCCAATCATACTTACCGGATCGCAACTGCCGATCGGGGTAATTCGCACCGATGGAAAAGAAAACCTGATTACAGCGGTTGAAATTGCGGCCGAAAAAGTTCAGGGAGAATGTTTGGTTCCTGAAGTGTGTATTTATTTTGATTTTAAATTGTATCGCGGAAACCGCACTTTAAAGCGCGATGCCGAATTGTTTAGCGCGTTTCGTTCTGTGAATTATCCTGCCTTGGCTGTGGCCGGTATCGATATAAAATATAGTATTGAGTTTATTTATTATCCTGAGAATAAGGGGATCTTAAAAGTGAATACCGATTTTGATGACAATGTAGTTATCCTGAAAATATTTCCAGGGATTAATCAGAACGTTTTTAATTCGGTGTTAAATACTCCTGGGTTAAAAGGTGTTGTGCTTGAGACTTTTGGGTCGGGGAATGTTCCTACATCGCGTTGGCTTATTAATGCTATTAAGCGTACTATTAAGCGTGGCATAGTGGTATTAAATGTTACACAGTGCCAGGGGGGAAAGGTGGTTATGGGGCAGTATCAAACAAGTGTAGAGTTACTTAATGCAGGAGTAGTTTCCGCAAAAGATATGACCACTGAAGCTGCAGTTACAAAGCTGATGTTTTTGCTCGGGCAAGGCCTAAAACCGGACGAAATCAAAATGTACCTCAATAAAAGTCTGCGCGGGGAAATTAGTGAATAG
- a CDS encoding co-chaperone GroES yields the protein MADLKGKILAGKILVQPQEAEEKTVSGIIIPDSAKEKPQVGTVVLVGADKKDEPMEVKVGDIVFYGKYSGTELNIDGVDYLLMSQSDVLYIN from the coding sequence ATGGCAGATTTAAAAGGTAAAATTCTTGCTGGCAAGATCCTGGTTCAACCACAGGAAGCAGAAGAAAAAACAGTGAGTGGAATCATTATTCCTGATTCGGCAAAGGAAAAACCACAGGTTGGTACTGTAGTATTGGTAGGCGCCGATAAAAAAGATGAGCCAATGGAAGTAAAAGTTGGTGATATTGTTTTTTACGGTAAATATTCAGGTACTGAGTTGAATATTGATGGAGTAGACTATTTATTGATGTCGCAATCTGACGTTTTATACATTAACTAA
- a CDS encoding TatD family hydrolase, with protein MLIDTHSHIYSEDFIHDRDEALKRADESGIKKIILPNIDSGSIKHMLDLAEAYPNLCFPLIGLHPTSVEEDYEEELEAIEYWLQRRKFYGIGEIGIDLYWESKYEQEQKEAFRYQIRLAKKLNLPIVVHVRKSFDQTYEIVKEEQDGTLRGIFHCFNGTVEEAQKITELGFLLGIGGVVTFKNSDLDEVIKEINPHHLVLETDSPYLAPVPKRGKRNESSYLIHVAQKVADVYRLPLTRIAEITTTNARDLFGI; from the coding sequence ATGTTAATAGATACACATTCGCATATATATTCAGAAGATTTTATTCACGATCGGGACGAAGCATTAAAGCGGGCTGATGAAAGTGGAATCAAAAAAATTATACTTCCAAACATCGATTCCGGCTCGATAAAGCATATGCTTGATTTGGCAGAGGCTTATCCAAATTTATGTTTTCCGCTTATTGGTTTGCATCCAACTTCGGTAGAAGAAGATTACGAAGAGGAGTTGGAAGCTATTGAATACTGGTTGCAACGGCGAAAATTCTATGGTATTGGAGAAATTGGCATCGATTTGTATTGGGAAAGCAAATATGAGCAGGAACAAAAGGAGGCTTTCCGATACCAGATACGATTGGCAAAAAAATTAAACCTGCCCATAGTTGTGCATGTGCGCAAATCTTTCGATCAAACTTACGAGATTGTAAAGGAAGAGCAAGATGGAACATTGCGTGGGATCTTTCATTGTTTTAACGGAACGGTGGAGGAAGCACAAAAAATTACGGAATTAGGATTTTTGCTTGGAATAGGAGGAGTCGTTACGTTTAAAAACAGCGATCTCGACGAAGTAATCAAAGAAATCAATCCGCATCATCTTGTTCTCGAAACCGATTCTCCTTACTTGGCGCCGGTTCCTAAAAGAGGTAAACGCAACGAGAGTTCTTATCTCATTCATGTAGCACAAAAAGTTGCTGATGTATATCGCTTACCGCTTACCCGCATTGCCGAAATTACCACCACTAATGCCCGTGATTTATTCGGAATTTGA
- the gdhA gene encoding NADP-specific glutamate dehydrogenase produces MKTDINEFIANLEHRTPGENEFHQAVEEVIGSVWDFYEKNPRYQRAKILERMVEPERVIMFRVPWVDDRGEVQINRGYRVEFNSALGPYKGGLRFHASVTLSILKFLGFEQTFKNSLTTLPMGGGKGGSDFSPKGKSDGEIMRFCQSFMTELYRHIGPHTDVPAGDIGVGGREIGYLFGQYKRIKNEFTGVLTGKGLAWGGSLIRPEATGFGAVYFAQHMLHRIGKDIAGQTISVSGFGNVAWGAISKINELGGKVVTISGPDGYIYDKNGITGDKVDYLLELRATNNDIVSPYAEEFDAEFVAGKRPWEVPVDLAMPCATENEVGLEDAKELAKNGCKLLAEASNMGCTADAVDFLSEAMDYAPGKAVNAGGVAVSGLEMSQNSMRINWPREEVDERLKGIMKAIHETCVSYGSKGNKVDYVKGANVGGFVKVAEAMLAQGVV; encoded by the coding sequence ATGAAAACAGATATAAATGAATTCATCGCGAATTTGGAGCACAGAACTCCGGGGGAAAATGAATTTCACCAGGCGGTAGAAGAAGTAATTGGTTCGGTTTGGGATTTCTACGAAAAAAATCCTCGTTACCAACGTGCTAAAATTCTGGAGCGCATGGTAGAGCCCGAACGGGTAATTATGTTTCGTGTGCCTTGGGTCGACGATCGGGGAGAAGTGCAAATCAACCGTGGCTACCGGGTTGAGTTTAACTCTGCATTGGGACCATACAAGGGAGGTTTGCGATTTCACGCCAGTGTTACTCTGAGTATTTTGAAGTTTTTAGGATTTGAACAAACATTTAAAAATAGCCTTACTACTTTGCCAATGGGTGGAGGAAAAGGAGGATCGGATTTTAGTCCGAAAGGGAAAAGCGATGGCGAGATTATGCGGTTTTGCCAGAGTTTTATGACGGAATTGTATCGTCACATCGGACCACATACTGATGTTCCTGCCGGTGATATTGGCGTTGGTGGACGTGAGATTGGCTACTTGTTTGGACAATACAAAAGAATTAAGAATGAATTCACCGGAGTATTAACCGGGAAAGGTTTGGCTTGGGGCGGAAGTTTAATTCGTCCGGAAGCAACAGGTTTTGGTGCCGTGTATTTTGCTCAACATATGTTGCACCGAATTGGAAAAGATATTGCAGGTCAAACAATTTCGGTATCGGGATTTGGAAATGTAGCCTGGGGAGCTATTTCAAAAATTAATGAGTTGGGCGGAAAGGTGGTAACTATTTCAGGCCCGGACGGATACATTTACGATAAAAATGGAATTACTGGCGACAAAGTGGACTATCTGCTTGAGTTGCGCGCCACAAATAATGATATTGTTTCTCCGTATGCCGAAGAGTTCGACGCCGAGTTTGTTGCCGGTAAACGCCCGTGGGAAGTGCCGGTTGACCTGGCAATGCCTTGTGCTACCGAAAATGAAGTTGGGCTGGAAGATGCAAAAGAATTGGCAAAAAATGGTTGTAAGCTATTGGCCGAAGCGTCGAATATGGGATGTACTGCCGATGCAGTCGACTTTTTAAGCGAAGCGATGGATTATGCTCCGGGTAAAGCTGTTAATGCAGGTGGTGTTGCCGTCTCCGGTTTGGAGATGTCGCAAAACAGTATGCGAATTAACTGGCCGCGCGAAGAAGTGGATGAGCGTTTAAAGGGAATTATGAAAGCGATTCACGAAACATGTGTAAGTTACGGCTCGAAAGGAAACAAGGTTGACTATGTAAAAGGTGCTAACGTTGGTGGTTTTGTGAAAGTAGCCGAGGCGATGTTGGCGCAGGGGGTTGTGTAG